One region of Pseudomonadota bacterium genomic DNA includes:
- a CDS encoding long-chain fatty acid--CoA ligase: MDNNMINVGDWTRRWAKIQPEKIAIISEDVPYSYRDLNRRVNKLSHFLLDAGLKKGDRVAVLLHNCKQYIEIFFALSKIGGVLVPLNWRLTAPELEFIIKDSGSNVVIFENEFIDNADLLRKKMHIDINISCAIGEGVKNPNNLPWTMDYETSIMPYPVDEPETPWSSGDGDPHILMYTSGTTGLPKGAVLSHLKTFFNVLNADIYFDLTKKDIAIIGRPLFHSGGLIVEMAPVLYKGATVIVKKRFRPHEILETIQKHRVTILELPATVYNFILKECEIDRYDLTSLKCCFTGGERVPISLLKALAEKGLIVSQIYGLTEASTLFWLPTGKAKDKVGSVGVPVFHSEVKVVDEHGKSVKSGEIGEIIVKGPIVMSGYWNSQDLTEEVMKDGWLHTGDLARMDEEGFVYIVDRKKDMFISGGENVYPAEIEKVLFHHPKVLDVGVVGVPDERWGEVGKAYIVAKEGQNIKTEEIFEFLKHRLAKYKIPKYIEFIEKLPKTASGKIKKRLLKQTSE; this comes from the coding sequence ATGGATAATAATATGATAAATGTCGGGGATTGGACAAGAAGGTGGGCTAAAATACAGCCAGAAAAGATAGCAATCATATCAGAAGACGTGCCATACAGCTACAGAGATCTGAATAGACGTGTAAACAAACTCTCCCACTTTCTACTGGATGCAGGTTTAAAAAAGGGCGACAGGGTTGCTGTCCTGCTCCATAACTGTAAACAGTATATAGAAATATTTTTTGCATTGTCTAAAATAGGTGGCGTCCTTGTGCCTCTTAATTGGCGGCTCACTGCGCCTGAACTTGAGTTCATCATAAAGGACAGCGGCTCAAATGTCGTCATTTTTGAGAATGAATTTATTGATAACGCAGATTTGCTTAGAAAAAAGATGCATATAGATATAAATATATCCTGTGCCATCGGGGAAGGGGTGAAAAATCCAAACAACCTTCCCTGGACAATGGATTATGAAACGTCTATCATGCCTTATCCAGTGGATGAGCCTGAGACCCCGTGGTCTTCAGGGGATGGTGACCCCCATATCCTTATGTACACCTCTGGAACAACAGGCCTGCCCAAAGGTGCCGTGCTTTCCCATTTAAAAACCTTTTTCAATGTCTTGAACGCAGACATTTACTTTGATTTGACAAAAAAGGATATCGCAATAATTGGAAGACCCCTGTTTCATTCCGGCGGTCTCATAGTCGAAATGGCACCTGTCCTCTATAAAGGCGCGACTGTTATTGTGAAGAAACGGTTTCGCCCCCATGAGATACTGGAAACTATCCAAAAACACAGGGTAACAATCCTGGAATTACCCGCCACGGTCTATAATTTCATCCTAAAAGAGTGCGAAATTGACAGATACGACCTTACCTCCCTGAAATGTTGTTTTACTGGAGGAGAGCGGGTTCCTATCTCTCTTCTCAAGGCCCTTGCGGAAAAAGGACTGATCGTCTCACAAATATATGGACTTACAGAGGCCTCCACGCTTTTCTGGTTACCAACCGGGAAGGCTAAAGATAAGGTAGGTTCTGTGGGGGTACCGGTGTTTCACAGTGAGGTTAAGGTTGTTGATGAACATGGAAAATCTGTTAAGTCAGGAGAGATTGGAGAAATTATTGTCAAGGGACCAATTGTAATGAGCGGATATTGGAACAGTCAAGACCTGACTGAAGAGGTAATGAAAGATGGTTGGCTGCACACAGGTGACCTTGCGCGCATGGATGAAGAAGGCTTTGTGTACATCGTGGACAGAAAAAAGGATATGTTCATAAGCGGTGGCGAAAATGTCTACCCTGCAGAAATAGAAAAGGTTCTCTTCCACCATCCCAAGGTCCTTGATGTGGGGGTAGTGGGTGTACCGGACGAAAGATGGGGAGAGGTGGGAAAGGCATATATTGTGGCAAAAGAAGGGCAAAATATTAAGACTGAAGAGATTTTTGAATTCCTGAAACACAGACTTGCAAAATACAAGATACCAAAATATATAGAGTTTATAGAAAAACTTCCAAAAACA